In Tachyglossus aculeatus isolate mTacAcu1 chromosome 10, mTacAcu1.pri, whole genome shotgun sequence, the following proteins share a genomic window:
- the C10H4orf19 gene encoding uncharacterized protein C4orf19 homolog, with protein MGCRCCKLIQSYLLDPVQAPSPAYVAELTSRGPAECVVPNPKAPQSGGAQGRRSERYIEEPANTDIRKGEPSPPGEVQLSWVPLAPGDATCTEDWIEEATNGIGPCLGGLHRRDPCHSPAGSPATRDSPTVGQGQPRANFEGYRGPRVHSSAQSPQLGTPQTRAEDILGHDPGPLPATGPPGASPGRPHPPSGPETLPMDGDHVSGRPSATNRRQNSPGEAVGAEVVMLSLSTEGPGWDHWGGRGQWQRAGMGEEEEDVAVAEALAALEAATAGEEVEVDEE; from the exons ATGGGGTGCAGGTGCTGCAAATTAATACAAAG TTACCTGCTGGACCCGGTGCAAGCACCATCGCCCGCCTACGTGGCCGAGCTGACCAGCCGGGGCCCCGCAGAGTGCGTCGTGCCAAACCCCAAGGCCCCGCAGTCCGGAGGAGCCCAAGGACGCCGAAGCGAGCGCTACATCGAGGAGCCGGCGAACACTGACATCCGGAAGGGAGAGCCCTCCCCGCCGGGAGAGGTGCAGTTGTCTTGGGTGCCTCTTGCCCCAGGAGATGCCACCTGCACCGAGGACTGGATTGAGGAGGCCACTAATGGCATCGGCCCTTGCCTGGGAGGACTCCACCGGAGGGACCCCTGTCACAGCCCCGCTGGGTCCCCTGCAACCAGGGACAGCCCCACGGTGGGCCAGGGTCAGCCCAGAGCGAACTTTGAAGGGTACAGAGGGCCCCGAGTCCACAGCAGTGCCCAAAGCCCCCAGCTGGGCACACCCCAAACCAGGGCAGAGGACATTTTGGGCCACGATCCTGGGCCACTCCCAGCCACGGGCCCCCCTGGCGCTTCACCCGGCCGGCCCCACCCCCCGTCAGGGCCGGAGACCCTCCCCATGGATGGGGATCACGTCTCTGGTCGGCCCAGCGCCACGAACCGGAGGCAGAACTCACCAGGGGAGGCTGTTGGAGCCGAGGTCGTGATGCTCTCACTAAGCACAGAGGGGCCCGGCTGGGACCACTGGGGGGGCAGAGGCCAATGGCAGCgagcagggatgggggaggaggaggaggatgtggccGTGGCAGAAGCCCTGGCGGCACTGGAGGCTGCTACGGCGGGCGAAGAAGTGGAAGTGGACGAAGAGTAG